In the genome of Sphingomonas naphthae, one region contains:
- a CDS encoding fumarylacetoacetate hydrolase family protein, whose protein sequence is MRLATFSAKADGRPRLGIVTDAGVIALSELPDAPATMIDLIAEWPDWQAAVEALTYRAPTHQLEDVILHAPVPRPGKIMGIGLNYADHVAEATIEAPKEQLWFSKQATSVNDPYGALQLPEVSSALDYEGELVFVVGRRIRHATREEAKAAIFGFCCGNDVTVRDWQFKTSQFTLGKSFDTHAPFGPWIVTSDVLDPHALGIRTLVNGEQRQASNTRYLIYDCYDQIVHLSQAMTLEPGDVIFTGTPGGIGSAMRPQRWLAAGDVVRVEIDGIGMIENVVRPE, encoded by the coding sequence ATGCGGCTTGCGACCTTTTCGGCGAAGGCAGACGGGCGCCCGCGACTTGGCATCGTCACCGATGCGGGCGTCATCGCTTTGTCGGAGCTGCCCGATGCGCCCGCCACGATGATTGACCTGATCGCCGAGTGGCCAGACTGGCAGGCGGCGGTGGAGGCGCTGACCTATCGCGCGCCGACCCATCAGTTGGAGGATGTCATTCTCCATGCCCCGGTGCCGCGCCCCGGCAAGATCATGGGCATCGGCCTGAACTATGCCGACCATGTCGCCGAAGCGACTATTGAGGCGCCCAAGGAGCAGCTCTGGTTCTCCAAGCAGGCGACCAGCGTCAATGATCCCTATGGTGCGCTCCAGTTGCCGGAAGTCTCGTCGGCACTGGATTATGAGGGCGAGCTGGTCTTCGTGGTCGGGCGGCGCATCCGCCATGCTACCCGGGAGGAGGCGAAGGCCGCGATCTTCGGTTTCTGCTGCGGCAATGACGTGACCGTGCGCGACTGGCAGTTCAAGACATCGCAATTCACCCTCGGCAAGTCGTTCGACACCCACGCGCCCTTCGGCCCCTGGATCGTCACCAGCGACGTCCTCGATCCGCACGCACTGGGCATCCGTACCCTCGTCAATGGCGAGCAGCGGCAAGCGTCCAACACCCGCTATCTGATCTACGATTGCTACGACCAGATCGTGCATCTCTCGCAGGCGATGACGCTGGAGCCCGGCGATGTTATCTTCACCGGCACGCCGGGCGGGATCGGCTCGGCGATGCGGCCGCAGCGCTGGCTGGCGGCGGGCGATGTCGTGCGGGTGGAAATCGACGGGATCGGCATGATCGAGAATGTCGTCCGCCCCGAATGA
- the catC gene encoding muconolactone Delta-isomerase, translating into MLFQVTMDVRIPLDADPATIERLKASEKQRCADLMAAGTWRHIWRVAGRYRNVSIFDVADNGELHDILMGLPLFPYMAIEVTPLCRHPSSIRPDDR; encoded by the coding sequence ATGCTGTTTCAGGTGACGATGGACGTCCGCATCCCGCTCGACGCCGACCCGGCCACGATCGAACGCCTCAAGGCGAGCGAGAAACAGCGGTGCGCGGACCTTATGGCGGCCGGCACATGGCGGCACATCTGGCGGGTGGCGGGGCGCTACCGGAACGTCAGCATCTTCGATGTCGCGGACAATGGCGAGTTGCACGACATATTGATGGGTCTTCCGCTGTTTCCCTACATGGCGATCGAGGTCACGCCTCTCTGTCGCCACCCCTCGTCGATCCGCCCGGACGACCGCTGA
- a CDS encoding muconate cycloisomerase family protein: MVRVERIETILLDVPTIRPHVLAMATMRHQTLCIVRLHCSDGSVGIGEATTIAGLAYGEESPEGIKLAIDTYLAPLILGTDADRPGAAMQRLARAVVGNRFAKCAIETALFDALGRRTGLPVSELLGGRVRDRLPVLWTLASGDTAQDITEAEDMLARRRHDCFKLKIGKRSIAEDVAHVGAIKRALGTKASVRVDVNMAWNEVEARRGIAMLADVGCDLVEQPIAGSNVAGMARLRAAAAIPIMADEGLTGPASAHVHSSHAACDVFAIKIEQSGGLRAAQQVQTIADVSGIGVYGGTMLEAGIGSIASAHAFVTFPKLDWGTELFGPLLLTTEILQQPLDYSDFSLGVPAGPGLGIDLDEDAVSTLRRDRPARLFVDQAVGA, translated from the coding sequence ATGGTTCGGGTTGAACGGATCGAGACGATCCTCCTAGACGTGCCGACGATCCGGCCGCACGTCCTCGCCATGGCGACGATGCGCCATCAGACGCTCTGCATCGTGCGGCTTCACTGCTCGGACGGAAGCGTTGGGATCGGCGAAGCCACTACCATCGCCGGGCTCGCCTATGGCGAGGAAAGCCCCGAAGGCATCAAGCTGGCGATCGATACCTATCTCGCGCCGCTGATCCTGGGCACGGACGCGGACAGGCCAGGTGCGGCGATGCAGCGGCTGGCGCGGGCCGTGGTCGGCAACCGCTTCGCCAAATGCGCCATCGAAACGGCCCTGTTCGACGCCCTCGGCCGGCGCACCGGGCTGCCGGTCAGCGAGTTGCTCGGCGGGCGGGTGAGGGATCGGCTGCCGGTGCTGTGGACCCTGGCCAGCGGCGATACCGCGCAGGACATCACCGAAGCCGAGGACATGCTCGCCCGGCGGCGCCACGATTGCTTCAAGCTGAAGATCGGCAAGCGGAGCATAGCCGAAGACGTCGCGCATGTCGGGGCGATCAAGCGAGCGCTCGGCACGAAAGCGTCGGTGCGGGTTGACGTCAACATGGCGTGGAACGAGGTGGAGGCGCGCCGGGGGATCGCCATGCTCGCCGATGTCGGCTGCGATCTGGTCGAGCAGCCGATCGCGGGCTCCAACGTGGCCGGAATGGCGCGTTTGCGCGCGGCGGCGGCGATCCCGATCATGGCGGACGAGGGCCTGACCGGCCCGGCCTCCGCGCACGTCCATTCCAGCCATGCCGCCTGCGACGTGTTCGCCATCAAGATCGAGCAGTCCGGCGGGCTCCGTGCCGCGCAACAGGTGCAGACCATCGCCGACGTGTCGGGCATCGGCGTCTATGGCGGCACGATGCTGGAGGCCGGCATCGGCTCGATCGCCTCGGCCCATGCCTTTGTCACCTTCCCGAAGCTGGACTGGGGCACCGAATTGTTCGGCCCCCTCCTGCTGACCACCGAGATTCTGCAACAGCCGCTGGACTATTCGGATTTCTCTCTCGGCGTGCCGGCCGGGCCGGGGCTGGGCATCGATCTCGACGAGGATGCCGTCTCGACCCTGCGGCGCGACCGCCCCGCGCGGCTGTTCGTCGATCAGGCCGTGGGAGCCTAG
- a CDS encoding cupin domain-containing protein has product MTEGDIAIAPDARTGTLGKEQGFQFAETHAKEVRVMKGRRNWMEYLDYGVTDATNGRMRAQRIIVTGKTQGTGWHYHLCEMQFVYLFGGYIVFQLEDGRTLRLEAGDTVFIPGGFKHTEIDISEDFDCLEVSVPSNLGTVACDMPEIWRDRAVA; this is encoded by the coding sequence ATGACCGAAGGTGACATTGCAATCGCGCCGGACGCGCGCACCGGCACGCTCGGGAAGGAACAGGGTTTTCAGTTCGCCGAGACCCACGCCAAGGAAGTGCGGGTCATGAAAGGCCGCCGCAACTGGATGGAATATCTCGATTACGGCGTGACCGACGCCACGAACGGGCGGATGCGGGCGCAGCGGATCATCGTGACCGGCAAGACCCAGGGCACCGGCTGGCACTATCATCTCTGCGAGATGCAGTTCGTCTATCTGTTCGGCGGCTATATCGTCTTCCAGCTCGAAGACGGCCGGACATTGCGCCTTGAAGCCGGCGACACCGTGTTCATTCCCGGCGGCTTCAAACATACCGAAATCGACATTTCGGAGGACTTCGACTGCCTCGAAGTCTCGGTGCCGTCGAACCTCGGAACTGTGGCGTGCGACATGCCGGAGATCTGGCGCGATCGGGCCGTCGCCTGA
- a CDS encoding NAD(P)/FAD-dependent oxidoreductase: MISIVDTLPRATTDTLAPDLSSAGRSAAAEWPVVIVGASVAGLSVAEALRRHGYSGEIVMVDSADGFPGDRPPLSKAALFPAGETTVYDVVPAIRREALAMSCIFGAAATGVDRHARLLRLADGRSLAYSDLVIASGVRPRAFPGSNHREPIEGLHMLRTAADAGRLRAALARGGSIAIVGGGVLGLEVAATARGLGCEASVIEQTPAGLAAKLGATLAQRLLDLHRAHGVRLEFGVEAVGFEAGQSGSGRIEGLRLTDGRVVPASDILVAIGCRPNVEWLAKAGLDLSDGVVCDPFGMAVDHIWAAGDVARIPGLTEEGRRQEHKQNAIDHGRLVAANLLAARAGLPLKRLEAVPYFWTDQFDVKIQFAGAYSPAAREMVVPVEGREGAIAVRFEVEGRLIGAATWNAPKAMTQLRREIELACLPIDAPKESIS, from the coding sequence TTGATTTCGATTGTTGACACCTTGCCCCGCGCAACGACCGATACGCTCGCGCCGGACCTCTCCTCGGCCGGCCGATCGGCCGCAGCGGAATGGCCGGTGGTGATCGTCGGCGCATCGGTGGCCGGGCTCAGCGTAGCCGAGGCGCTGCGCCGTCACGGCTATTCCGGCGAGATCGTCATGGTGGATTCGGCCGATGGCTTTCCGGGAGATCGTCCGCCCTTGTCCAAGGCCGCGCTGTTTCCCGCCGGCGAGACGACCGTCTATGATGTGGTGCCCGCGATCCGCCGGGAGGCGTTGGCGATGAGCTGTATCTTCGGCGCTGCGGCGACGGGGGTCGACCGGCATGCCCGACTGCTCCGTCTCGCCGACGGCCGGTCGCTCGCTTATTCCGATCTGGTGATCGCGTCGGGCGTGCGCCCCCGTGCTTTCCCAGGCTCCAACCACCGGGAACCGATCGAGGGGCTTCACATGCTCCGCACGGCCGCCGATGCCGGCCGTCTGCGTGCGGCCCTGGCTCGCGGCGGCTCCATCGCGATCGTCGGCGGGGGCGTGCTGGGTCTCGAAGTGGCTGCAACCGCGCGGGGGCTGGGGTGCGAGGCGAGCGTGATCGAGCAGACGCCGGCCGGTCTGGCGGCGAAGCTCGGCGCGACGCTGGCGCAACGCCTGCTGGATCTGCATCGCGCCCATGGCGTCAGGCTCGAGTTCGGTGTGGAAGCCGTCGGTTTCGAGGCCGGCCAGTCCGGCAGCGGGCGCATCGAGGGGCTTCGCCTCACCGATGGCCGCGTCGTGCCGGCATCGGATATCCTCGTCGCGATCGGGTGCCGGCCGAACGTCGAATGGCTCGCGAAGGCCGGGCTCGATCTGTCGGACGGCGTCGTTTGCGATCCGTTCGGCATGGCCGTCGACCACATCTGGGCCGCCGGCGATGTCGCGCGGATTCCGGGCTTAACGGAAGAGGGGCGCCGGCAGGAGCATAAGCAGAACGCCATCGATCATGGCCGGCTTGTCGCCGCCAATCTCCTCGCCGCGCGCGCCGGGCTGCCGCTGAAACGCCTGGAGGCGGTGCCCTATTTCTGGACCGATCAGTTCGACGTGAAAATCCAGTTCGCGGGCGCCTACAGCCCGGCGGCGCGGGAGATGGTCGTGCCGGTCGAGGGGCGCGAGGGTGCGATCGCGGTGCGGTTCGAGGTGGAGGGCCGGCTGATCGGCGCCGCCACATGGAATGCCCCCAAGGCGATGACGCAACTCCGCCGGGAGATCGAACTCGCCTGTCTCCCCATCGACGCTCCAAAGGAGAGCATTTCGTGA
- a CDS encoding ferredoxin, which yields MKIKVEESWCVASGSCVLAAPKVFDQDENGVVILLQDRPAPELHASVRTAASVCPSAVISIEED from the coding sequence GTGAAAATCAAAGTGGAAGAAAGCTGGTGTGTCGCCAGCGGGTCGTGCGTCCTGGCGGCACCCAAGGTCTTCGATCAGGACGAAAATGGCGTGGTCATCCTCCTTCAGGACCGGCCAGCCCCGGAACTGCATGCCAGCGTACGTACGGCGGCCTCGGTCTGCCCGAGCGCCGTGATCTCGATCGAAGAGGATTGA
- a CDS encoding cytochrome P450, which produces MDTQDDLINFPPPRSMKCPFDPAPVLTDLQRSAGIGRVKIWNESQPWLITRHEDVKAVFADESRVSADPSKPGYPEQNAGYKATVGADRSLRTLDNPEHDIQKRMIMGSLSAHAVEAIRPKIQQTVDGLIDDMLAKGNKADLVADFAAVIPMQVLCDLLGIPYADREFFASNVETSFSHATTQAEAEAAAAAFFEYLDRQVDAKLAQPDDALMSRLIHNQMASGKLTRQDVKEIVRSLVFAGTETTTSAIGLGMLTLLRHPDQMAEIVATDDRKLLTNAVFELMRYLGITHTGRRRVITAPVQVGDQILQPGEGVIIANTLADRDEQIFPDADRFDIHRPNAKNTLAFGYGVHQCPGQYLSRVEQQVVLATLPRRISSLRLAVPFDAVRFKETGTMYGLHELPVEWDA; this is translated from the coding sequence ATGGACACGCAGGACGACCTCATCAATTTTCCGCCGCCGCGCAGCATGAAATGCCCGTTCGATCCAGCCCCCGTCCTGACGGACCTTCAGCGGTCCGCCGGTATCGGGCGCGTGAAGATCTGGAACGAAAGCCAGCCTTGGCTCATCACCCGGCACGAGGATGTGAAAGCGGTGTTCGCCGATGAGAGCCGGGTCAGCGCCGATCCGAGCAAGCCCGGCTATCCGGAACAGAACGCGGGTTACAAGGCAACCGTCGGCGCGGATCGCTCGCTCCGTACCCTCGACAATCCCGAGCACGACATTCAAAAGCGGATGATCATGGGTAGTCTCTCGGCCCATGCCGTCGAGGCGATCCGGCCGAAGATCCAGCAGACCGTCGACGGCCTGATCGACGATATGCTGGCAAAGGGGAACAAGGCGGATCTGGTCGCGGACTTCGCCGCCGTGATCCCGATGCAGGTCCTCTGCGACCTGCTGGGCATCCCTTACGCGGACCGCGAATTTTTCGCGAGCAACGTCGAAACCAGCTTCTCCCACGCGACAACCCAGGCCGAGGCCGAAGCCGCTGCGGCAGCCTTCTTCGAATATCTGGACCGGCAGGTCGATGCGAAGCTGGCACAGCCGGATGACGCGCTGATGAGCCGGCTCATTCACAATCAGATGGCGTCGGGCAAGCTGACCCGCCAGGACGTCAAGGAAATCGTCCGCTCGCTCGTGTTCGCGGGCACCGAGACCACGACCTCGGCGATCGGCCTCGGCATGCTGACGCTACTGCGACATCCCGATCAGATGGCCGAGATCGTCGCGACCGACGACCGCAAACTTCTCACCAATGCCGTGTTCGAACTGATGCGCTACCTGGGCATCACCCACACGGGGCGTCGGCGGGTCATCACCGCGCCAGTGCAGGTCGGCGATCAGATCCTCCAGCCGGGCGAAGGCGTCATCATCGCCAACACGCTGGCCGATCGCGACGAGCAGATCTTCCCGGATGCCGATCGGTTCGACATCCATCGGCCCAACGCCAAGAACACCTTGGCCTTCGGCTATGGCGTGCACCAATGCCCCGGCCAGTATCTTAGTCGCGTGGAGCAGCAGGTCGTACTGGCGACCCTTCCGAGGCGCATTTCCAGTCTGCGGCTTGCCGTCCCGTTCGATGCGGTTCGCTTCAAGGAAACGGGCACGATGTA